A genomic window from Micromonospora sp. WMMA1947 includes:
- a CDS encoding protein kinase, which produces MAEIVGGSTPANDGERRVIAHLRDNAPGDWFVLHNIEIPVRGTAYEVDLVVVTTRAVHLIDVKGTAGRIDVAGVRWYPQGRDSFASPVRKLRGHARALKGILERARPELSQVYVGHLVVLAGRDARLVDPSDRPDADAIDVVDLPSLIPALDDPARIRAGMIRDIRAQQATVLNALGSGVRRRTGPRHFGNWQVCERLGGDEEVTEYRARNATIVASETVLLRVYRADPFLPADQRAMQRHAIGNAYEVLTKMPPSPHIVGRRDFFPTDDEGQFVLVLDDVDGQPLTVHLTDPRQALSADVRLRIVADLLRGLTHAHTHRVLHRALTPASVLVTRDNRGVLTGFDYARPQGPRDHSVIDRLADVLDPAYVAPECQRRAQAMSPASDVYAAGVIAYRLLTGELPFATTDDQIRRGSVLPPEVMTAAGLSPALAELLRRMCALAPSARPTTAEALRDLGWLIRPGNTRRAEAASTPTPPQPEFRDLPPGHQLTHKFTIRRRLGKPGSYGTAYQAYDRLAGLDRAVKIVHRDRDSVIERLRVEYQLLLRLPAHPSVVKVESADFLDGGEIPYLVFEYVDGQQVAELVSQRALGPADTVRLGIDVADGLTYLHDNGIYHCDIKPANLLRTDNGCKIIDFNVAVSDDSSLSRTGGTARYAPPDFAVGGPVTRADLIDRDVYALGLTLYEVLTGQWPFSDRAATIGRRPDDPRQVPGLGNLSERLVHTLLTAIAPLRSERYTSAQQLRDALRDLGDQVFEPVRPEPADPVLPPPTPSSAGSNSFVGHLQTLYSQSVRSNAGTRAGGNPAFDLYVTTALDDKLTPDVLAGTYRLVIITGNAGDGKTAFLERLLTVATKDGPRIPVRRANGADFETPTGLVLRTNHDGSQDESDKHNDDVLLDFFAPFAGADLAGVAGETRLIAINEGRLVDFLDTHRSTFPTLADQVLTGLHGRSEAPTAGADTSAAGPGAAESGVVVINLNRRSLLDDSDELNGAVFDRMLSRMTHPQRWEGCDGCVLVDKCYARHNAQTFAHPAIGPKITARLRMLYRLTELRGIAHITVRDVQSALAFMLTSGLDCADIHELYASDQLTEVLDGFYFNSWAGPVDGADRLLNLLTQVDIAAVADPGLDRRLDYVGPDAGRALMTVDQRGEYDLQLLQRLVGDLPRGTALSSATGQAHRRYLAAARRRFYFECVDDERSRRMLPYRSASDFLSLLARPDDLPSRLPELIGALNRSEGLGDAARIADALALQVRAVPDGRIRSYRLFPAGQLSLRADGAPQSPYLEGGAQELVLGYRSAADQHAALRIRLDLFELLNRLRDGYLPGIAERQGLHLGLTIFKHELSAAPYQELLLTVTGRELWRVLREPTGQIRMEPVAPREES; this is translated from the coding sequence GTGGCTGAGATCGTTGGTGGGTCCACCCCGGCCAACGACGGGGAACGCCGAGTGATCGCGCACCTGCGGGACAACGCTCCCGGCGACTGGTTCGTGCTGCACAACATCGAGATCCCGGTGCGCGGCACCGCGTACGAAGTGGATCTGGTGGTGGTGACCACCCGGGCCGTACACCTGATCGACGTAAAGGGCACCGCCGGTCGGATCGACGTCGCTGGCGTCCGGTGGTATCCACAGGGCCGCGACTCGTTCGCCTCGCCGGTGCGCAAACTCCGGGGGCACGCCAGGGCCCTGAAAGGCATATTGGAGCGGGCCCGACCCGAGCTTTCCCAGGTCTACGTGGGCCACCTGGTGGTCCTGGCCGGTCGCGACGCCCGGCTGGTCGACCCCAGCGACCGCCCCGACGCCGACGCCATCGACGTCGTCGACCTGCCCAGCCTGATACCGGCCCTCGATGACCCGGCCCGGATCCGGGCCGGCATGATCCGCGACATCCGAGCCCAGCAGGCGACCGTCCTCAACGCCCTGGGCAGCGGTGTCCGCCGTCGCACCGGGCCCCGACACTTCGGCAACTGGCAGGTCTGCGAACGGCTCGGCGGGGACGAGGAGGTCACCGAGTACCGGGCCCGCAACGCCACCATCGTCGCCTCGGAGACCGTGCTGCTGCGGGTCTACCGGGCCGACCCGTTCCTGCCCGCCGATCAGCGGGCGATGCAGCGCCATGCGATCGGCAACGCGTACGAGGTCCTGACGAAGATGCCGCCGAGCCCGCACATCGTGGGTCGACGCGACTTCTTCCCCACCGACGACGAAGGACAGTTCGTCCTCGTCCTCGACGACGTCGACGGCCAACCGCTGACCGTGCACCTGACCGACCCACGGCAGGCGCTCAGCGCCGACGTGCGGCTGCGGATCGTCGCGGACCTGCTGCGTGGGCTCACCCACGCGCACACCCACCGGGTGCTGCACCGGGCGTTGACCCCGGCGTCGGTGCTGGTCACCCGGGACAACCGTGGCGTGCTCACCGGGTTCGACTACGCCCGGCCACAGGGGCCACGAGACCACTCGGTGATCGACCGGCTGGCCGACGTGCTCGACCCGGCCTACGTCGCCCCCGAATGCCAGCGGCGGGCCCAGGCGATGAGCCCAGCGTCCGACGTGTACGCCGCCGGGGTGATCGCGTACCGGCTACTCACCGGCGAGCTGCCATTCGCCACCACCGACGACCAGATCCGCCGGGGCAGCGTACTGCCGCCGGAGGTGATGACCGCTGCCGGACTCAGTCCGGCGCTGGCCGAGCTGCTGCGCCGGATGTGCGCGTTGGCGCCATCGGCGCGGCCCACCACCGCCGAGGCCCTGCGTGACCTGGGGTGGCTGATCCGACCGGGCAACACCAGGCGGGCCGAGGCTGCCTCCACGCCGACGCCGCCGCAGCCCGAATTCCGGGACCTGCCGCCAGGTCACCAGCTGACGCACAAGTTCACCATCCGCCGCCGGCTCGGCAAGCCGGGCTCCTACGGCACCGCCTACCAGGCGTACGACCGTCTTGCCGGCCTCGACCGGGCGGTGAAGATCGTGCACCGCGACCGGGATTCAGTGATCGAACGGCTGCGGGTCGAGTATCAACTGCTGCTGCGGCTGCCGGCACATCCCAGTGTGGTCAAGGTGGAGAGCGCCGACTTCCTCGACGGCGGCGAGATCCCGTACCTGGTCTTCGAATACGTCGACGGTCAGCAGGTAGCCGAGCTGGTCAGTCAGCGGGCGCTGGGGCCGGCGGACACCGTGCGGCTCGGCATCGACGTCGCCGACGGGCTTACCTACCTGCACGACAACGGCATCTACCACTGTGACATCAAGCCCGCGAACCTGCTGCGGACCGACAACGGCTGCAAGATCATCGACTTCAACGTGGCGGTTTCCGACGACTCCAGCCTGTCGCGCACCGGTGGCACCGCCCGCTACGCCCCGCCGGACTTCGCCGTCGGCGGGCCGGTCACCCGCGCCGACCTCATCGACCGGGACGTCTACGCGCTCGGGCTGACCCTCTACGAGGTGCTGACCGGTCAGTGGCCGTTCTCGGATCGCGCCGCCACCATCGGTCGGCGGCCCGACGACCCACGCCAGGTGCCAGGGCTCGGCAACCTCTCCGAACGACTCGTCCACACCCTGTTGACCGCCATCGCCCCACTGCGCAGCGAGCGGTACACCAGCGCCCAGCAGTTGCGCGACGCGCTGCGCGACCTCGGCGACCAGGTGTTCGAGCCGGTGCGACCGGAGCCCGCCGACCCGGTGCTCCCGCCGCCCACGCCGTCGTCGGCCGGCAGCAATTCGTTCGTCGGGCACCTGCAGACGCTCTACAGCCAAAGCGTCCGGAGCAACGCCGGCACCCGCGCCGGCGGCAACCCGGCGTTCGATCTCTACGTGACCACCGCGCTGGACGACAAGCTCACCCCCGACGTGTTGGCCGGCACCTACCGGCTGGTGATCATCACTGGCAACGCTGGCGACGGCAAGACCGCGTTCCTGGAACGGCTGTTGACGGTCGCCACCAAGGACGGGCCGCGCATCCCCGTGCGGCGTGCCAACGGAGCGGACTTCGAGACCCCGACCGGCCTGGTCCTGCGGACCAACCATGACGGCAGCCAGGACGAGTCGGACAAGCACAACGACGATGTCCTGCTGGACTTCTTCGCGCCGTTCGCCGGTGCCGACCTGGCTGGGGTCGCCGGAGAAACCCGGCTGATCGCGATCAACGAAGGTCGGCTGGTCGACTTCCTCGACACCCACAGGTCGACGTTCCCGACCCTGGCCGACCAGGTGCTGACCGGTCTGCACGGCCGGTCCGAAGCGCCGACCGCCGGCGCTGACACGAGTGCCGCTGGTCCAGGTGCCGCTGAGTCAGGCGTCGTGGTCATCAACCTCAACCGCCGCAGCCTGCTGGACGACTCCGACGAGCTCAACGGTGCCGTCTTCGACCGGATGCTGAGCCGGATGACCCACCCCCAACGGTGGGAGGGGTGCGACGGGTGTGTGCTCGTCGACAAGTGCTACGCCCGGCACAACGCCCAGACCTTCGCGCACCCGGCGATCGGGCCGAAGATCACGGCACGGCTGCGGATGCTCTACCGCCTGACCGAGCTGCGCGGCATCGCGCACATCACCGTCCGCGACGTCCAGTCGGCGCTGGCCTTCATGCTCACCTCCGGTCTCGACTGCGCGGACATCCACGAGTTGTACGCCAGCGACCAGCTCACCGAGGTGCTCGACGGCTTCTACTTCAACAGTTGGGCCGGGCCGGTCGACGGCGCCGACCGACTACTGAACCTGTTGACCCAAGTCGATATCGCTGCGGTCGCCGATCCGGGCCTGGACCGCCGGCTCGACTACGTCGGCCCGGACGCCGGCCGCGCCCTGATGACGGTCGACCAGCGCGGTGAATACGACCTGCAGCTGCTGCAACGCCTGGTAGGCGATCTGCCACGTGGCACGGCACTGAGCTCAGCCACCGGCCAGGCGCACCGCCGCTACCTCGCCGCCGCCCGTCGCCGGTTCTACTTCGAGTGCGTCGACGACGAACGGTCACGTCGGATGCTGCCGTACCGCTCGGCATCGGACTTCCTGAGCCTGCTGGCCCGCCCGGACGACCTGCCGTCTCGGCTGCCGGAGCTCATCGGCGCGCTGAACCGCAGCGAAGGACTCGGCGACGCCGCCCGGATCGCCGACGCGTTGGCGTTGCAGGTCCGAGCGGTGCCCGACGGCAGGATCCGCAGCTACCGGCTGTTCCCCGCCGGGCAGCTGTCGTTGCGTGCGGACGGTGCGCCGCAGTCGCCCTACCTGGAGGGTGGTGCCCAGGAGCTGGTGCTGGGCTACCGGAGCGCAGCCGACCAGCACGCCGCGCTGCGGATCCGGCTCGACCTGTTCGAGCTACTCAACCGGCTGCGGGACGGCTACCTGCCCGGCATCGCCGAACGCCAAGGGCTGCATCTCGGCCTGACCATCTTCAAGCACGAGCTGTCCGCCGCCCCGTACCAGGAACTGCTGCTCACCGTGACCGGGCGGGAGCTGTGGCGGGTGCTGCGGGAGCCAACTGGGCAGATCCGGATGGAGCCGGTGGCCCCACGGGAGGAGTCGTAG
- a CDS encoding AAA family ATPase, translated as MITRIEAYHYRCFAQLSIDLGEFHVLAGANGAGKSTLLDIPVLLGDLLAQQRVADAFLRPPEWRGVPRAHTLTELVHQGRGDSVAFTIEAALPADIVNTMASRSTAAMMHRIPDRLRYELRLRIFNDELQVDEEYLYLFSAADRRRPAAGIAMQGANLPRRGRSARQAAQPVIQRGPGEPTAFTAETTTRGPKVPDFRVPASQVALAAVPADPELFPAALWFANLLREGAVFFDPDWAQLRQAAAPGDPLRVLPSGRNLPWLVLHLQQEDPQGFGYWIDHLQTALPQITGVTAIERADDHYAYLSVEYVGGYQVTSSGLSEGTLRILSLSLLPYLPSSARPRLLVTEEPENGIHPRAIETVVQSLAALTDDQVWISTQSPIVLANTDLANIVLARLDGDGAVEVIPGTAHPRMQDWRGSVDIGTLFASGVLS; from the coding sequence ATGATCACCCGGATCGAGGCCTACCACTACCGCTGCTTCGCACAGCTCAGCATCGACCTGGGCGAGTTCCACGTGCTCGCCGGTGCCAACGGTGCCGGCAAGAGCACCCTGCTGGACATCCCGGTGCTGCTCGGTGACCTGCTCGCCCAGCAGCGGGTGGCCGACGCCTTCCTCCGCCCACCGGAGTGGCGCGGCGTGCCCCGGGCGCACACCCTCACCGAGCTGGTGCACCAGGGCCGCGGCGACAGCGTGGCCTTCACCATCGAGGCCGCGTTGCCCGCCGACATCGTCAACACCATGGCCAGCCGCAGCACCGCGGCGATGATGCACCGGATCCCGGATCGTCTGCGGTACGAGCTGCGGCTGCGGATCTTCAACGACGAGTTGCAGGTCGACGAGGAATACCTCTACCTCTTCTCCGCCGCCGACCGGCGGCGCCCGGCGGCGGGCATCGCGATGCAGGGAGCCAACCTGCCCAGGCGCGGCCGGTCCGCCCGCCAAGCCGCCCAGCCGGTCATCCAACGCGGGCCGGGCGAGCCGACCGCGTTCACCGCCGAGACGACCACCCGAGGCCCAAAGGTGCCGGACTTCCGAGTGCCGGCCAGTCAGGTCGCGCTCGCCGCCGTGCCGGCCGATCCGGAGCTGTTCCCGGCGGCGCTCTGGTTCGCCAACCTGCTGCGTGAAGGTGCCGTCTTCTTCGATCCGGACTGGGCACAGCTGCGCCAGGCCGCCGCGCCCGGTGACCCGCTGCGGGTGCTGCCCTCCGGGCGCAACCTGCCCTGGCTGGTGCTGCACCTGCAACAGGAAGATCCGCAAGGGTTCGGCTACTGGATCGATCACCTGCAGACGGCGCTGCCGCAGATCACCGGGGTCACCGCGATTGAGCGTGCCGACGACCACTACGCCTACCTGTCGGTGGAGTACGTCGGCGGCTACCAGGTCACCTCGTCCGGGCTGTCCGAGGGGACCCTGCGGATCCTGTCGCTGTCGCTGCTGCCCTACCTGCCCAGCTCCGCGCGGCCCCGCCTGCTGGTTACCGAGGAGCCGGAGAACGGCATCCACCCACGGGCCATCGAGACCGTGGTGCAGTCACTGGCCGCCCTCACCGACGACCAGGTGTGGATCTCCACCCAGTCGCCGATCGTGCTGGCCAACACCGACCTCGCCAACATCGTGCTCGCCCGGCTCGACGGCGACGGCGCGGTCGAGGTCATCCCCGGCACCGCGCACCCTCGGATGCAGGACTGGCGCGGCAGCGTCGACATCGGCACCCTCTTCGCCTCAGGAGTGCTCTCGTGA
- a CDS encoding N-6 DNA methylase, with protein sequence MVDDRDHDVASGDEPSTAAVAGAGPESLATDETIDFITNKPVRLRGNEEVRQRIARALAVEYGISVDDMARDFPIPVDIEGRRRRIRKADIAVFTPGAQQTLENLQRVVICKPEPKVSRAVTKIRTHEQARQDLEELEDLLGTPATPNAQYGLWTNGLDFFFLQRENTRFGVKFPARADWPIDAASSFGAASGSAARLRRGEAAMLKTAFRRCHNYVHGNEGLPKDAAFWQFLYLIFAKVHDERISRRQHRAPRFYALPAEPFTNEGRADIAGRIHELFDEVKKNYPLFTDRDQISLSPRALAFIVGELASYDLAGTDIDVKGMAYQELVGINLRGDRGQYFTPKGAVELMVQMLDPKEHETILDPACGTGGFLREPLRYLLDQWRAAAGTKGLPDTEAQLIEHQERLAQYSRTHLFGADFDPFLVRASQMSVMLSTGEEGNVFHLDSLAFPGGHLTERHAAAEKIPLGSIDVLMTNPPFGSDIKIEDADILDAYRDGVAQSWVRNRQTGQVEAGPGRVSAMSPEQLFIQRAVEWVRPGGRIGIVLPNGILSNPGPVDEGIRRWVLDNCWILASVELPVETFIVDAHVNILTSVLLLKKKTDREKLAAELGEQPDYPVFMAVAEKVGVDRRGNKIYKCRPDGVPILQDTVERIPVYRNGGSSYRDVTRKKEVVDNDLPEIVQAYRRFRAEHPEPGERT encoded by the coding sequence ATGGTTGACGACAGGGACCATGACGTCGCGTCGGGCGACGAACCCAGCACGGCAGCGGTTGCCGGAGCTGGGCCGGAGTCCCTGGCAACAGACGAGACTATCGACTTCATCACCAACAAGCCGGTCCGGCTGCGCGGCAACGAAGAGGTCCGCCAGCGCATCGCCCGAGCTCTGGCCGTGGAGTACGGCATCTCGGTCGACGACATGGCGCGCGACTTCCCGATCCCGGTCGACATCGAGGGGCGACGCCGGCGCATCCGCAAGGCCGATATCGCGGTCTTCACCCCTGGCGCGCAGCAGACCCTGGAGAACCTGCAACGGGTGGTGATCTGCAAGCCGGAGCCGAAGGTCAGCCGGGCCGTCACCAAGATCAGGACACATGAGCAGGCCCGGCAGGATCTGGAGGAGCTTGAGGATCTACTCGGCACGCCGGCTACCCCCAACGCGCAGTACGGCCTGTGGACCAACGGCCTGGACTTCTTCTTCCTGCAGCGGGAAAACACCCGATTCGGCGTCAAATTCCCGGCGCGGGCCGACTGGCCGATCGACGCCGCCAGCAGCTTCGGCGCCGCGAGCGGCTCTGCAGCCCGGCTCCGCCGAGGCGAGGCAGCCATGCTCAAGACCGCCTTCCGGCGCTGCCACAACTACGTGCACGGCAACGAAGGGTTGCCCAAGGATGCCGCTTTCTGGCAGTTCCTCTACCTGATCTTCGCCAAGGTGCACGACGAGCGGATCAGCCGCCGACAGCACCGCGCACCCCGGTTCTACGCCCTGCCGGCCGAACCTTTCACCAACGAAGGCCGAGCCGACATCGCCGGGCGCATTCATGAGCTCTTCGACGAGGTGAAGAAGAACTACCCGCTGTTCACCGACCGCGACCAGATCAGCCTTTCGCCGCGTGCGCTCGCCTTCATCGTCGGCGAGCTCGCCTCCTACGACCTGGCCGGCACCGACATCGACGTCAAGGGCATGGCGTATCAGGAGTTGGTCGGCATCAACCTGCGCGGCGACCGGGGGCAGTACTTCACCCCGAAGGGCGCCGTGGAGTTAATGGTGCAGATGCTCGACCCCAAGGAGCACGAAACCATCCTCGACCCGGCCTGTGGCACCGGTGGTTTCCTCCGGGAGCCCTTGCGCTATCTGCTCGACCAGTGGCGTGCAGCGGCGGGCACCAAGGGTCTGCCCGACACCGAGGCACAGTTGATCGAGCACCAGGAGCGGCTGGCCCAGTACTCGCGGACGCATCTGTTCGGGGCCGACTTCGACCCATTCCTGGTGCGTGCCTCGCAGATGAGCGTCATGCTCTCCACCGGCGAAGAGGGCAACGTCTTCCACTTGGACTCCCTCGCCTTCCCCGGCGGCCACCTGACCGAACGGCACGCCGCAGCCGAGAAGATCCCGCTGGGCAGCATCGACGTCCTGATGACCAACCCCCCGTTCGGCTCGGACATCAAGATCGAAGACGCGGACATCCTCGACGCGTACCGCGACGGGGTGGCCCAGTCCTGGGTCCGCAACCGGCAGACCGGCCAGGTCGAGGCCGGGCCTGGCCGGGTGTCGGCGATGTCGCCGGAGCAGTTGTTCATCCAACGGGCGGTCGAATGGGTCCGGCCCGGCGGGCGGATCGGCATCGTGCTGCCCAATGGCATCCTGTCCAACCCCGGCCCGGTGGACGAAGGGATCCGCCGCTGGGTGCTGGACAACTGCTGGATCCTGGCCAGCGTCGAGCTGCCGGTGGAGACCTTCATCGTCGACGCCCACGTCAACATCCTCACCTCGGTGCTGCTGCTCAAGAAGAAGACCGACCGGGAGAAGCTGGCAGCCGAGCTGGGCGAGCAGCCCGACTATCCGGTCTTCATGGCGGTGGCGGAGAAGGTCGGGGTGGACCGGCGCGGCAACAAGATCTACAAGTGCCGGCCGGACGGCGTGCCGATCCTGCAGGACACTGTGGAGCGGATCCCGGTCTATCGCAACGGCGGCAGCAGCTATCGAGACGTCACCCGCAAGAAGGAGGTCGTCGACAACGACCTGCCGGAGATCGTCCAAGCCTACCGGCGATTTCGCGCGGAGCACCCCGAGCCAGGGGAGCGCACATGA
- a CDS encoding DUF397 domain-containing protein, with product MSDAPNWHKSTRSGSNGGDWVETDANLPGRVLVRDSKDRTGGTLTFGPTAWSAFVTPGSTHR from the coding sequence ATGAGCGACGCACCAAACTGGCACAAGAGCACCCGTAGCGGCAGCAATGGCGGCGACTGGGTCGAGACCGACGCCAACCTGCCGGGCCGGGTGCTGGTCCGCGACAGCAAGGACCGCACGGGCGGCACCCTCACCTTCGGCCCGACCGCCTGGTCGGCCTTCGTCACCCCGGGCAGCACCCACCGCTGA